The Gemmata palustris genome includes a region encoding these proteins:
- a CDS encoding MBL fold metallo-hydrolase: MLPDRPVDNAPYYSLSHGGLTVEGWSRAAVQSYWRIPELKIGFDLGAQPWDFMGTPTWFVSHTHLDHVAALPVYVARRRMMKMEPPTVYVPTEGLEDVKKLMMIMHRLDRGRQLAHIKGLTAGDEIELSREHVVTVFNTAHTIPSRGFVVWERRNKLKDEFVGLPGDKIRDLKLSGTPITREVRIPIVAYTGDTSPAGLDACPACFEAKILITEMSFIRASHRRDKIHKFGHMHLDDFVERAPRFKNELIVAAHFSTRYHPNEVRKLLDNKLPAELKAKMHLWV; encoded by the coding sequence ATGCTACCCGACCGGCCGGTGGACAACGCCCCGTATTACTCGCTCTCGCACGGAGGTCTGACGGTCGAGGGGTGGTCGCGCGCCGCGGTGCAGAGCTACTGGCGCATCCCCGAACTGAAGATCGGGTTCGACCTCGGAGCGCAGCCGTGGGACTTCATGGGCACGCCGACGTGGTTCGTGTCGCACACGCACCTGGACCACGTCGCCGCGCTTCCGGTGTACGTGGCGCGGCGCCGGATGATGAAGATGGAACCGCCGACGGTCTACGTCCCCACCGAGGGGCTCGAGGACGTCAAGAAACTGATGATGATTATGCACCGGCTCGACCGCGGGCGGCAGCTCGCGCACATCAAAGGGCTGACGGCCGGCGACGAGATCGAGCTGAGCCGCGAGCACGTCGTCACGGTGTTCAACACGGCCCACACGATCCCGAGCCGCGGGTTCGTGGTGTGGGAGCGGCGCAACAAGCTGAAGGACGAGTTCGTGGGGCTGCCCGGCGACAAGATCCGCGACCTCAAGCTGAGCGGCACCCCGATCACGCGCGAGGTGCGCATCCCGATCGTGGCGTACACGGGGGACACCTCGCCGGCCGGGTTGGATGCGTGCCCGGCGTGCTTCGAGGCGAAGATCCTCATCACCGAAATGAGTTTCATCCGCGCGAGCCACCGGCGCGACAAGATCCACAAGTTCGGTCACATGCACCTGGACGATTTCGTGGAGCGCGCCCCGCGGTTCAAGAACGAGCTGATCGTCGCGGCGCACTTCAGCACGCGGTACCACCCGAACGAGGTGCGGAAGCTGCTCGACAACAAGCTCCCGGCCGAACTGAAGGCGAAGATGCACCTGTGGGTGTGA